The Cryptococcus deuterogattii R265 chromosome 3, complete sequence genome has a segment encoding these proteins:
- a CDS encoding pre-mRNA-splicing factor CWC26: MSDLKAYLAANYMSGPKADAILARSSDPTLKKKRKKQHKNEDYIGGSTKTEASSGLMLRDEDEVWGRSKNEEEEGDDAPVVGKGLATFKKSKSSWATVANKSALPLPQAEPSSPQDIKPDMKQEPDIDGSATTAPVQMTKRRGGLRTAAQLREDTEREMAEQRSPSPDEGEERPDPTETVHRDVAGRIIDVKKLHEEEKRREEEERRKEAERKEWTKGMVQRKNREENRRLEKQMAEADVGRSRDDVRMNKEMKEEERWNDPAAAFLTKKKKKGPRRPKYEGSWAPNRFGIAPGFRWDGVDRSNDFEKKYFQAQNTRARREYEHNQWSVEDM, encoded by the exons ATGTCGGACCTCAAGGCGTATCTTGCCGCAAA CTACATGTCCGGGCCCAAGGCAGACGCTATTCTTGCCCGTTCATCAGATCCTACAttaaagaagaagcgaaaaAAGCAGCACAAAAATGAAGATTATATTGGTGGATCAACCAAGACTGAAGCCTCCAGTGGTTTAAtgttgagagatgaagatgaagtttGGGGCAGGAGTaagaacgaggaagaagaaggagacgaTGCTCCTG TGGTTGGGAAAGGCCTTGCAACTTTTAAGAAATCTAAATCTTCTTGGGCCACCGTTGCGAATAAgtctgctcttcctttacCGCAAGCTGAGCCATCATCTCCGCAAGATATCAAGCCCGACATGAAGCAAGAGCCAGATATTGACGGATCTGCAACCACAGCTCCAGTACAGATGACAAAGCGCCGTGGTGGTTTGCGTACGGCAGCTCAATTGAGAGAAGATAcggagagggagatggcggAGCAGCGCTCACCATCTCCtgatgaaggcgaagagagACCGGATCCCACGGAAACGGTTCATCGTGATGTTGCTGGTAGAATTATTGATGTTAAGAAGCTTcacgaggaggagaagagaagagaggaggaagaacggCGAAAAGAAGCcgagaggaaagaatggacAAAAGGTATGGTGCAGCGGAAGAATCGTGAGGAAAACAGACGATTGGAAAAGCAAATGGCCGAGGCAGATGTGGGTCGCAGTAGGGATGACGTGAGAATGAAcaaagagatgaaggaagaagaaagatggaatgaTCCAGCCGCAGCTTTCTTGACG aagaaaaagaagaaagggccGAGACGACCAAAATACGAAGGCTCATGGGCACCCAACCGGTTTGGTATTGCTCCAGGGTTTAGATGGGACGGCGTAG ATCGTTCCAATGATTTCGAAAAGAAATACTTCCAAGCTCAAAACACGAGAGCACGACGAGAATACGAGCACAATCAATGGAGTGTTGAAGACATGTAG
- a CDS encoding NAK protein kinase, with the protein MPLPGPSIPKQQYPNPVGSPLPPAAAPRPQRHKGTLHPGQIVNVDQCQVRIERYLSEGGYAHVYLTTSDNPIYPPSRRTEKKGRWGEKGYTQHCLKRIAFQDDSVWVDVKKEIEVMKSLPPNSHLVQYLGSSHSRSSSGQHEVFILMEFCAGGGIIDLLNKRLRDRLKEIEILNIFTDVCEAVAAMHSLKQPLLHRDLKIENVLSQPINMPPTPQRPTPLVFKLCDFGSTTFPADRPPQTKVEADALAMDLNRHTTLQYRSPEMVEPMLGLPVGLPSDVWALGCLLYKLCYYTTPFEEHGPLAIVNAKYTFPPMPQYSPQLQHLIASMLVEQPARRPTVFEVLRVAHEMSGTRPEVDYPMPSKSLPIPVQPRPTKPQSHSSNNLLDFTGSPSFMNKSPLLQPSLASTVQPQRRGRPTRDTRESPRPVVQSQTRWQQSPTTQTLQKPQTTSNSANVRTAPSRLHITGENASLSSGNAPLSTTSPPPVDAFGMPIVPSTQLTATGFGDSFGGASVVSPTGTTTGSSQPSQSRYGPSLVKRPVGFGDSFGSVSGSGISRTPSISSQPPPAKTTYQPPGVKRVPSGATTLESSKQQHASTMSQKSPEPPSSVPEGDGDGDLSFESRYPSIETLNSGGESTATVRSPPEKRVPPPLVSPPSSEAPGSTPAAAVSTFGTTLRPRPSVRNRPSMSSNLTGGHRRIADEDGRQTMQGEAKMHVQPRSTQVTGTAFRGQISGLAPNLAQGGGREGRGGYREQGRMEQQQEGSPVRRVQNGEEEEGQKEGGGQKEDVSGKRDKKIPEDLMGNEEMGSLQIPSIVPIRSISPAASAISGISATTSAKDRGPPLSIDVTKTGSTNILSDNWSPLEEMRRRDAAERAEAAARKKEAEKAELERQKAEQPVNVHHDEKRKSSPEPVDSSDEEQGPEDPGMIFHPSPAAAAQPTVAPSDIVSREPAKSATLPAPSPGLEPFTQTMGPQRIPSRQRARPQSMFLPNTSSDSVPSRNSLLSPPLRNEPSPLPSSQSLPNHLTCTFLNLAKDTRKRILSIGWFLNTNL; encoded by the exons ATGCCGCTCCCCGGCCCATCCATCCCAAAACAGCAGTACCCCAACCCCGTCGGCTCCCCACTACccccagcagcagcacccCGCCCCCAGCGCCACAAGGGCACCCTCCATCCGGGCCAGATAGTAAATGTGGACCAGTGTCAGGTTAGGATAGAGCGCTACCTCTCAGAGGGCGGGTATGCCCACGTCTACCTCACCACCTCAGACAACCCCATCTACCCTCCGAGCAGGCGcaccgagaagaagggaagatggggcGAGAAGGGCTACACGCAGCATTGTCTCAAGAGAATAGCATTCCAAGATGACTCGGTCTGGGTGGacgtgaagaaggagatcgAGGTCATG AAATCACTCCCACCCAATTCTCATCTCGTGCAGTATCTTGGCTCGTCTCATTCGCGTTCTTCTTCGGGACAGCATGAAGTATTTATCCTCATGGAATTTTGCGCTG GCGGTGGTATTATcgatcttctcaacaagagACTGCGGGACAGGTTaaaagagattgagattCTCAATATTTTTACAGATGTCTGCGAA GCTGTTGCTGCTATGCACTCGCTCAAGCAGCCTCTCTTGCATCGAGATCTCAAG ATTGAAAATGTTCTTTCTCAACCTATCAATATGCCCCCAACCCCTCAGCGACCTACTCCACTCGTCTTCAAACTATGTGACTTTGGCTCTACAACTTTCCCAGCCGACAGACCGCCCCAAACAAAGGTTGAAGCTGACGCGCTTGCTATGGATCTGAACCGACATACCACCTTGCAGTATAGAAGTCCAGAAATGGTAGAGCCAATGTTGGGTCTTCCTGTCGGACTCCCAAGTG ATGTTTGGGCTCTCGGCTGCTTACTGTACAAGCTTTGCTACTACACAACTCCTTTCGAGGAGCACGGACCACTGGCAATCGTCAACGCCAAGTATACGTTCCCACCTATGCCGCAGTACTCTCCCCAGCTTCAGCATCTCATAG CCTCTATGTTAGTAGAGCAGCCTGCCCGGCGGCCCACAGTTTTTGAAGTCCTACGCGTCGCACATGAAATGAGCGGCACGCGACCAGAAGTTGACTAT CCTATGCCATCAAAGTCTCTACCCATTCCCGTCCAACCTCGTCCCACCAAACCCCAGTCGCATTCTTCCAATAACCTCTTGGATTTTACAGGTTCTCCATCGTTCATGAACAAATCACCTTTATTGCAACCATCATTGGCCTCCACTGTGCAGCCtcagagaagaggacgacCTACGCGAGACACCAGAGAGAGCCCTAGGCCAGTGGTACAAAGCCAAACACGATGGCAGCAGTCTCCGACAACCCAAACTCTGCAAAAACCTCAAACGACGTCCAATTCGGCAAATGTCAGGACAGCGCCGTCGAGACTACATATCACTGGAGAGAATGCTTCGCTGTCCTCTGGAAACGCGCCTTTATCCACTACGTCGCCACCTCCGGTTGATGCCTTTGGAATGCCCATCGTGCCTTCTACGCAGCTGACCGCTACAGGCTTTGGTGATTCGTTTGGCGGCGCTTCGGTCGTCAGTCCAACTGGAACGACGACGGGGTCTAGTCAACCAAGTCAGAGCCGATACGGTCCCAGCCTGGTCAAGCGTCCTGTGGGTTTCGGCGATTCCTTTGGGTCCGTGTCCGGGTCAGGTATCTCTCGCACTccatccatttcttctcaaccaccCCCCGCCAAGACCACCTACCAGCCCCCAGGAGTCAAGCGCGTCCCGTCCGGCGCAACGACCCTGGAGAGCTCAAAGCAACAACACGCTTCAACCATGTCACAGAAATCGCCTGAACCTCCTTCATCCGTGCCCGAAGGCGACGGAGACGGAGACCTTTCGTTTGAAAGCCGTTACCCTTCAATCGAGACTCTCAACAGTGGAGGAGAATCCACAGCCACCGTTCGAAGCCCACCCGAGAAACGCGTCCCACCACCCCTTGTCtcgcctccttcctccgAAGCCCCTGGCAGTACCCCGGCCGCCGCCGTCTCCACGTTCGGTACCACTCTTCGCCCTCGGCCTTCAGTCCGCAACAGACCGTCCATGTCTAGTAACCTCACTGGCGGCCATAGAAGAATCGCCGACGAAGATGGCCGTCAGACTATGCAAGGTGAAGCCAAGATGCATGTCCAGCCGAGGTCGACCCAGGTGACAGGTACGGCATTTAGGGGTCAAATATCCGGCTTGGCTCCCAATTTGGCTCaggggggagggagagagggtaGAGGCGGTTACCGGGAACAAGGTAGGATGGAGcaacaacaagaaggatcgCCGGTGAGGAGAGTTcaaaatggagaagaagaggaagggcaaaaagaaggaggagggcaaAAAGAGGATGTGTCTGGAAAAAGGGATAAAAAGATTCCAGAAGATCTTATGGGCAACGAAGAGATGGGTTCATTGCAGATTCCCAGCATCGTGCCTATCCGATCGATTTCCCCAGCAGCATCTGCAATCAGCGGTATATCTGCTACGACAAGTGCAAAGGACAGAGGACCGCCTCTCAGTATTGATGTAACCAAGACTGGTAGTACCAACATCTTGTCGGACAATTGGTCACCTCTTGaggaaatgaggaggagagatgCCGCAGAGAGGGCGGAAGCAGCGGCGCGGAAAAAGGAAGCTGAAAAGGCAGAGTTGGAGAGACAAAAGGCTGAGCAGCCGGTAAATGTTCATCACGATGAAAAGCGAAAATCGTCCCCCGAACCGGTAGACTCTAgcgatgaagaacaaggtcCTGAAGACCCCGGAATGatttttcatccttcacctgctgctgctgcccaACCTACCGTTGCTCCCAGTGACATTGTCTCGCGCGAACCTGCAAAGTCTGCCACTCTACCCGCTCCTTCCCCTGGGCTGGAACCGTTTACCCAGACTATGGGCCCCCAGCGCATCCCTTCACGTCAACGAGCCCGTCCACAATCCATGTTCCTTCCCAACACGTCAAGCGATTCAGTACCTTCCCGAAACTCATTGTTGTCCCCGCCGCTACGTAACGAACCTTCCCCTTTACCCTCTTctcaatcccttcccaACCATCTAACTTGTACATTTCTCAACCTAGCCAAGGACACCAGAAAAAGGATTCTATCAATAGGATGGTTTCTAAATACGAATCTATGA
- a CDS encoding nonselective cation channel yields MSSSDSAPATPVPQPLPNTVFPLIHEIHAIVTRTIDTALDWDQLNSPPINYSLVRPIVQRLAPKIGHQRVNGTDTTEATALDGGELGVGKTAAPPAHHGPSLGEVLYALMANRIQFITLSAGDLSSAPLQTSRAAFCELLAIKVLRSQPYAQDEAALVGQLVHAYCAFEGASDEIWASLGEDKKDVEEMNSSALELAIVSSSKNFLSLPLIQHLVNLIYSGQLIYSPMSSRSIISDSYISERTRQRRRHQAHDQWGTLGSTSVHSHAHTNDDEELREVYVYNPYQAGWLDHSRLKVPKWRKCMEFMSFVILLALFVSTLAWRDLHHLTVVEIVYIFFSFGFILDEFAASKEHGWAVYAANAWNAFDLGYIAIFLLYFGLRVIALASHSTKTSDLAFDILACAACITFPRLVFFMIRENVVILALRGMVASFVSFMTVTILAFTGICFCLWTLGRATWTVKQIVWLMAQIWFGSSYLGFSASESFHPIFGPIVLISYAALCNVLLITMLIAILSNKFAAINQNAQREHLFQRVVKTVEGVKTDALFSYLPPINILAFAILVPLSWTVSPRTLHRINVFAIRLTSFPILIAISAYERYSYQAKQRAIRLGASTMDGVMDVQRASLLNSWLGGGSEFLIASAFEVGPPVIFPPPNQRSSTSESETLPKVMTAGPLVEDEDDGGEAAATTTTFRATPIPKAVKKGKDKKKNKSNDSPLAKLFGRPTFSASPEETITILKGRDVNRGKQVEMVEQAVSEKEGGDIEQLKKEIESMRQSQLRMEEMLAGFLAGKSA; encoded by the exons ATGTCCTCATCCGACTCAGCGCCCGCTACCCCCGTCCCTCAGCCACTCCCAAACACTGTCTTTCCTCTCATACATGAAATACATGCCATCGTCACCCGAACCATAGACACTGCGCTCGACTGGGACCAGCTCAATTCACCTCCTATAAACTACTCCCTTGTCAGGCCTATTGTACAGCGTCTTGCACCCAAGATCGGGCACCAACGTGTCAATGGCACGGACACTACGGAGGCGACCGCCTTGGATGGCGGCGAGCTCGGTGTAGGTAAAACAGCAGCACCTCCTGCGCATCATGGGCCCTCCCTCGGCGAGGTTTTGTATGCGCTCATGGCGAACCG TATCCAGTTCATCACGCTTTCCGCTGGCGATTTAAGTTCTGCACCATTGCAGACTTCGCGGGCGGCGTTTTGTGAACTCTTGGCCA TCAAGGTCCTCCGCTCCCAACCTTATGCCCAAGATGAAGCGGCCCTCGTCGGACAACTTGTTCACGCGTATTGTGCTTTTGAGGGCGCTTCTGACGAAATATGGGCGAGCCTCGGCGAGGACAAgaaagatgttgaagaaatGAACAGCAGTGCACTCGAA CTCGCTattgtctcttcttccaaaaactttctttctctccctcttatCCAACACCTTGTAAACCTCATTTATTCTGGCCAGCTGATCTACTCCCCCATGTCCTCCCgttccatcatctccgaCTCGTACATCTCTGAGCGTACTCGACAACGACGTCGTCACCAAGCACATGACCAGTGGGGGACTCTTGGCTCTACTTCTGTGCATAGTCACGCTCATACcaatgacgatgaagagttGCGAGAAGTCTATGTATATAACCCGTATCAGGCCGGCTGGCTCGATCATTCGAGGCTTAAAGTGCCAAAATGGAGAAAATGTATGGAGTTTATGAGTTTtgtcatccttcttgcgCTTTTCGTCTCTACTCTGGCCT GGAGGgatcttcaccatctcaCTGTGGTAGAGATCGTCtatatcttcttttctttcggGTTCATCCTTGATGAATTTGCAGCTTCTAAAGAGCATGGTTGGGCAG TTTATGCTGCCAAT GCTTGGAACGCATTTGATCTTGGATAT ATCGCCATTTTCCTCTTATACTTTGGCCTTCGAGTCATTGCTCTAGCTTCCCATTCTACCAAAACATCCGACTTGGCATTTGACATTTTAGCCTGTGCGGCTTGTATCACTTTCCCCCGATTAGTATTCTTTATGATTAGAGAGAATGTCGTCATCCTTGCG CTTCGAGGCATGGTGGCGAGTTTTGTCAGCTTTATGACAGTCACCA TTCTGGCATTCACTGGTATTTGTTTTTGTCTCTGGACCCTGGGACGTGCTACATGGACTGTGAAACAGATTGTTTGGCTAATGGC TCAGATCTGG TTTGGATCCTCATACCTCG GTTTCTCTGCTAGCGAATCCTTTCATCCGATCTTTGGCCCCATTGTGCTCATTTCATATGC TGCACTATGTAATGTGCTTCTGATTACCATGCTCATTGCCATTCTCTCAAACAAGTTTGCTGCCATCAACCAGAATGCTCAGCGAGAA CACCTTTTCCAAAGAGTGGTCAAAACGGTTGAAGGGGTCAAGACGGatgccctcttctcttaCCTCCCACCTATCAACATTCTTGCTTTTGCCATCCTTGTGCCTCTCAGCTGGACTGTTTCACCTAGGACTTTGCATCGGATCAACGTCTTTGCCATCCGTTTGACT AGTTTCCCGATTTTGATCGCCATCTCAGCGTATGAGAGATACAGCTATCAGGCCAAGCAGAGGGCTATTCGTCTTGGCGCATCTACGATGGATGGAGTCATGGACGTTCAGAGAGCCAGTCTTCTCAA CTCATGGTTGGGAGGCGGATCTGAATTCCTCATAGCCTCGGCCTTTGAAGTCGGCCCGCCCGTcattttccctcctcccaatCAAAGAAGCTCAACAAGTGAATCTGAAACGCTTCCCAAAGTGATGACGGCAGGACCGCTcgtagaggatgaagatgatggaggggaAGCCGCAGcgaccaccaccacctttAGAGCAACACCGATCCCGAAAGCAgtaaagaaaggaaaggacaagaagaagaataagaGCAACGATTCTCCTCTCGCCAAGCTATTTGGACGACCTACattctctgcttctccagAAGAAACAATAACAATACTGAAAGGTAGGGATGTGAATAGAGGTAAACAAGTCGAAATGGTCGAACAGGCGGTCagcgagaaagaaggaggagatatTGAacagttgaagaaggagattgaatCGATGAGGCAAAGTCAGttgagaatggaagagatgctGGCGGGCTTCTTGGCCGGTAAATCGGCTTGA
- a CDS encoding multidrug resistance protein fnx1 translates to MSSASGPVAGTATEQTPLLPATTHHNTAGLTPSKFRLVCASLWCATFLVAFDSTLVSTLLSDIGSAFNASTQVSWLGTAYLLSVCCFTPVYGRLSDLIGRRNAHLTGLTLFTLGTFGCAIAPSMPFLIVARFLAGAGGGGVASVSAILMTDLVDLRHRGLYQGWANITYGVGAGLGGPVGGWISDNFGWRLAFHIQVPLLVLNAVLIHTFVIVPQQEPSPAPPSNSSSRSGILDSLPTSKPANRLQTWKTKLARIDYLGSFTLALTVSSLLLAMSIKTSATKFDRSDYAFSDPIIWGLFVCSGLFAITFLLVESRYSPEPILPLKLLTRRTPVAIALSSFTMVTVQFSVLYNIPLFFTIVQQRSSSSSGAHLLPNSILIGAGSLFVGWIMRRTGRYWWLGVDCAVLIVVSSIGMCFWKKDSPEWLTWVAQAPGGFGYAGVLTTSLVALMTHVQRAGKGETAVATSMTYLFRTVGQVLGVAISSAIVQSVVQRDLVRTITGPEAQDIIYVIRHSTSAIQTLEPQYKIPAIQAYDHALRLVWIFNLVLSIFTVLTLMIVKEEEMPDRETGKKRIGQTDGSAFEGFE, encoded by the exons ATGAGCTCCGCAAGTGGTCCAGTGGCCGGTACAGCGACAGAGCAGACCCCGCTCCTGCCCGCCACCACACATCACAACACCGCAGGCCTCACTCCCTCTAAATTTCGCCTCGTATGCGCCTCCCTCTGGTGCGCAACCTTCCTCGTTGCATTTGACTCTACCCTAgtctccactcttctctcagACATCGGCTCCGCCTTCAACGCCTCTACTCAAGTATCATGGCTTGGTACAGCCTATCTCTTGTCTGTATGCTGTTTCACCCCCGTATACGGCCGACTATCAGATTTGATCGGTAGACGAAATGCCCATCTCACCGGTCTCACGCTCTTCACTTTAGGCACCTTTGGGTGTGCCATTGCGCCTTCCATGCCTTTCCTCATCGTTGCTCGCTTCCTGGCTGGCgctggaggaggtggtgttGCAAGTGTATCGGCAATCTTGATGACAGATCTTGTTGATCTCCGTCATCGTGGTCTGTACCAAGGATGGGCCAACATCACGTACGGCGTTGGTGCCGGTCTCGGTGGACCTGTTGGTGGATGGATCAGTGACAACTTTGGATGGAGGCTTGCTTTTCACATCCAAGTGCCCCTATTAGTTCTCAATGCCGTTCTCATTCATACCTTTGTAATCGTTCCGCAACAAGAACCTTCTCCTGCGCCCCCGTCCAATTCAAGCAGTCGTTCAGGTATTCTAGACTCTCTGCCTACTTCCAAACCCGCCAACCGTCTTCAGACATGGAAGACAAAGCTTGCCAGAATTGACTATCTCGGATCTTTCACCTTGGCTTTGACCGTCTCATCGCTCCTATTAGCAATGTCCATCAAGACCTCTGCCACGAAATTCGACAGATCGGATTATGCTTTTTCAGACCCAATCATTTGGGGTTTGTTTGTCTGCTCGGGCCTCTTTgccatcaccttcctcctggtCGAATCTCGCTACTCTCCAGAGCCCATCCTGCCTCTTAAACTCCTAACGCGCCGTACTCCGGTAGCCATTGcgctctcttccttcactATGGTCACCGTTCAGTTTTCTGTCCTTTACAAcattcctcttttcttcactATCGTCCAGCAAcgttcatcatcttcatcgggTGCTCACCTTCTCCCCAATTCCATTCTTATCGGTGCTGGCTCCTTGTTTGTCGGCTGGATCATGCGTCGTACCGGAAGATATTGGTGGTTGGGGGTTGACTGTGCAGTCTTGATCGTCGTATCAAGTATTGGGATGTGTTTCTGGAAAAAGGATAGCCCAGAGTGGTTGACTTGGGTCGCGCAAGCTCCTGGTGGATTTGGGTATGCTGGTGTGTTGACTACGAGTTTAGTCGCTTTGATGACACATGTTCAGCGGGCTGGTAAGGGTGAGAC TGCCGTTGCGACCAGTA TGACTTATCTGTTCCGCACTGTCGGCCAAGTTCTAGGTGTTGCCATTAGTTCTGCCATTGTCCAATCAGTCGTCCAAAGAGATCTCGTTCGAACCATCACAGGTCCCGAGGCCCAGGAT ATAATCTACGTCATCCGTCATTCAACCTCGGCCATCCAGACTCTTGAACCACAATACAAAATCCCTGCCATTCAAGCATACGACCACGCTTTGCGCTTAGTGTGGATCTTCAATCTTGTGCTTTCCATCTTTACAGTCTTGACGTTGATGATagtgaaggaagaggagatgccAGACAGAGAgactgggaagaagaggattgggCAGACTGATGGATCGGCGTTTGAAGGATTTGAGTAG
- a CDS encoding vacuolar membrane protein yields the protein MTLHPLFDLSQSAKVFVANILGYTSIACWLCAQLPQVLKNLSLQSCEGLALPFLVNWLFGDITNLIGCILTHQLPFQTFLAAYFCIIDVTLLSQYFYYRRNQTASVPTPAYGYATLSDSPRQAFSNFPATAPLGRTHSTAGNPVTSSLNPAPVSRSRPRKGVYQSTSSYFLPPDISVTTPSVDGSYAAIYEAALDVARAAERAKARSLSRKRKLSRRSTFNSFLAETEREGDNDDRMLHSFHSDMSARSTSTARGSPKKMGLNMAGDHRGRSLHRGGLDHPQGESNGYASSGGNAALSSNSASGEFHSEAEDRFDGLPTHGQEGLGLIHQQGGNGRVTNRERSEESHKSRSLSLARGSGGKGSRRAAGMTFMSLGLLVGWGGFGHTVIGGMNKQVGRSTGIVLNQATTWPTIRHPHILSSSPTMSLDSPFFPEFSAIDLDFQSHEDYPRPPEDSQSYQRIIGRISAWSCTTLYLTSRMPQIWKNFQRKSVEGLSILLFLFAFCGNVTYVFSILLNPSGISDPSESSHYLLEALPYLLGSGGTLIFDLTIMIQSLIYGSAPPLPQPPTPLDRSSRRRLLPTRKRTRHMEDGWGSVLQSQSLERGERAPLLSESLSALPSHGAAHRKQGIKRERSMSPTVHKRARSVAGESLLEL from the exons ATgactcttcatcccctcttCGATCTTTCTCAGTCCGCGAAGGTTTTTGTAGCAAATATACTAGGATACACCAGTATAGCATGCTGGCTGTGCGCCCAACTGCC ACAAGTTTTAAAGAATCTATCATTACAGTCTTGTGAAGGCTTagctcttccttttctagTCAACTGGCTTTTCG GAGATATCACCAACCTTATCGGCTGTATTCTTACGCACCAGCTTCCATTTCAG ACTTTTCTTGCGGCCTACTTTTGTATAATAGACGTGACACTTTTGAGCCAGTACTTTTATTACCGCCGAAATCAGACAGCATCAGTCCCGACCCCAGCCTATGGCTATGCTACTTTATCCGATTCACCTCGCCAAGCCTTTTCAAACTTTCCAGCCACCGCGCCTTTGGGCAGGACTCATTCGACCGCTGGAAATCCGGTGACGTCCTCTTTAAACCCTGCTCCAGTCAGTCGAtcaaggccaaggaaggGTGTCTATCAATCAACCTCTTCGTATTTCTTACCCCCCGATATCTCTGTCACTACGCCGTCTGTTGATGGTTCGTATGCTGCCATCTACGAAGCCGCCTTGGACGTTGCCCGAGCAGCCGAACGTGCAAAAGCTCGCTCCTTATCTCGCAAGCGGAAACTCAGCAGACGAAGTACCTTTAATTCTTTCCTTGCAGAAACAGAGCGTGAAGGTGATAATGATGATCGCATGTTGCATAGTTTCCACTCTGACATGTCTGCAAGGTCTACAAGCACAGCGAGAGGAAGtccaaagaagatggggcTGAATATGGCAGGGGATCATCGTGGACGCTCGCTTCACCGAGGAGGTCTAGATCATCCGCAAGGAGAAAGTAACGGCTATGCTAGCAGTGGCGGCAACGCCGCCCTTTCCTCCAATTCTGCGTCGGGCGAGTTTCACTCAGAGGCTGAAGACAGATTTGATGGTTTGCCTACCCATGGCCAAGAGGGGCTCGGATTGATCCACCAACAAGGGGGAAATGGGAGGGTCACCAATAGGGAACGGAGTGAAGAGTCTCACAAGAGTCGAAGTTTGAGCCTTGCCAGAGGTTCAGGGGGAAAGGGGTCTAGGCGAGCAGCAGGGATGACGTTTATGAGTTTGGGCTTACTAGTGGGATGGGGAGGGTTCGGACATACAGTAATTGGTGGAATGAACAAGCAAGTGGGAAGGTCCACGGGCATTGTTTTGAACCAAGCTACAACTTGGCCCACCATCAGGCACCCACATAttctatcttcttcaccaaccATGTCTTTGGACTCGCCCTTTTTTCCCGAGTTTTCGGCTATCGACCTTGACTTTCAATCTCATGAAGATTATCCGCGACCTCCCGAAGATTCTCAGTCGTACCAACGTATCATTGGCCGGATATCTGCTTGGAGTTGCACCACTCTCTATTTGACCTCCCGTATGCCCCAAATTTGGAAAAAT TTTCAACGCAAATCGGTAGAGGGCTTATCCATCCTcttatttctttttgctttctgCGGCAATGTCACCTAtgtcttctccatcctccttaaCCCATCCGGCATCTCTGACCCTTCCGAGTCCTCTCATTATCTCCTCGAAGCACTCCCTTACCTCCTTGGCTCGGGAGGTACCCTCATATTCGACCTCACTATCATGATCCAGTCCCTCATATACGGCTCTGCCCCGCCTTTACCCCAACCGCCCACGCCTCTTGATCGTTCCTCCCGGAGAAGATTACTACCGACCAGAAAAAGGACGAGACATATGGAAGACGGGTGGGGTTCAGTGTTACAATCTCAGTCTCTTGAAAGAGGTGAACGAGCGCCATTATTGAGTGAATCTTTGAGTGCACTACCGAGTCACGGCGCTGCGCATAGGAAGCAAGGGataaagagagaaagaagtaTGAGTCCCACAGTGCATAAACGAGCTAGAAGTGTGGCCGGAGAGAGCCTTTTGGAACTGTAG